In Nitratireductor sp. GISD-1A_MAKvit, a genomic segment contains:
- a CDS encoding Ig-like domain-containing protein — translation MDLRVYVSDGTTTISDDFRFVVRGVNDAPVLDAPLDDVAQDENGETIKTSTAFRFAAQTGNFSDPDGDQLAFSAMLADGQALPDWLQFDGASFSGTAPAGASGVYEIELKATDGAEIVSDIFTLTVEQGNAAPVVVDDGIFRVYQPGVLSIDVATLLANDSDADGDTLEITGVQSGTGGSARLENGKVYYDPIEGFDGLDQFIYTVSDGKTEATGRVFVAVDNSYGDYEHQGTEGNDTLFGGFGSGSVFGGAGDDRLFSGLFGGDVAGGEGDDLVVGLLGGGTLDGNEGDDRIIGGLGRDIISGGTGNDRLTGGWGSDVFVFNTGDGQDTITDFSTGRQRFFIPGDEIRLNVDGVDDFADLMALAEQRSDGVLFDFGNGDELFLSGTQLAALDSDSFTFY, via the coding sequence ATGGATCTCAGGGTCTATGTCAGCGATGGCACGACGACCATCTCCGATGACTTCCGTTTCGTTGTGCGCGGTGTCAACGATGCGCCGGTGCTCGACGCACCGCTTGATGATGTTGCGCAGGACGAAAACGGCGAGACGATCAAGACCAGCACGGCATTCCGCTTTGCTGCCCAGACCGGCAATTTCTCAGATCCCGATGGCGATCAGCTTGCCTTCTCGGCAATGCTCGCCGACGGGCAGGCCTTGCCAGACTGGTTGCAGTTCGACGGGGCCTCGTTCTCCGGCACTGCGCCGGCGGGGGCTTCCGGGGTGTATGAGATCGAGTTGAAGGCAACGGATGGCGCCGAGATCGTTTCAGACATCTTCACCCTGACGGTCGAGCAGGGCAACGCCGCGCCGGTCGTGGTCGATGATGGCATTTTCCGCGTCTATCAGCCGGGTGTCCTTTCCATCGACGTCGCGACGCTGCTTGCCAATGACAGTGATGCCGATGGCGATACGCTCGAAATCACGGGCGTACAGAGTGGCACCGGGGGCAGTGCGCGTCTTGAAAACGGGAAGGTCTATTACGACCCGATCGAAGGCTTCGACGGGCTGGACCAGTTCATCTACACCGTGTCCGATGGCAAAACCGAAGCGACCGGTCGCGTTTTCGTAGCAGTCGACAATTCCTATGGCGACTACGAACACCAGGGTACGGAAGGCAACGATACGCTGTTTGGCGGTTTTGGCAGCGGCTCCGTCTTCGGTGGTGCAGGCGATGACCGGTTGTTCAGCGGCCTGTTCGGCGGGGATGTCGCCGGCGGCGAGGGGGATGACCTGGTGGTCGGCCTGCTCGGCGGCGGCACCCTCGACGGGAATGAGGGCGACGACCGCATCATTGGCGGCCTCGGCCGGGACATCATTTCCGGCGGCACCGGGAATGACAGGCTCACCGGCGGATGGGGCTCCGATGTCTTCGTGTTCAACACGGGCGACGGGCAGGACACCATCACCGACTTCAGCACCGGCCGCCAGCGTTTCTTCATCCCCGGCGATGAGATCCGCCTCAATGTCGATGGCGTCGACGATTTCGCCGATCTCATGGCGCTGGCGGAGCAGCGCAGCGACGGCGTGCTGTTCGACTTCGGAAACGGTGACGAACTCTTCCTCAGCGGAACGCAGCTTGCCGCTCTCGATAGCGACAGCTTCACTTTCTACTAA